AAATTATGTGATTTTTCCACCTATCCTAAAACTATTAATATTAAACTATTAAACCACAGAGTCATGCAATTGAAAGCttgcaacaacaataataataaacaataatgggTTTGCTGACCCAAACAGTAACAATAACCCAACAcatatccgccccacaattatacacacatggtcaccagtcctggatgaatgcagtagtgctcatggccAGTGATACAGATTATTTATGACAGTTGTGCATTGCGTAGAGGTTATCCTTCgagcactctctgctgcagcaaaccagttttttgtatccaggtctggcaacaacaataataataaacaataatgggTTTGCAGACCCAAACAATAAGAAGTTCTGGCCCTcgacgacagctccggaatcgtgttagtcATCTAGTGTGGAGTAACAAGCAAGACgattacacacagacaaacaaacaaaaaacactcacgatactgctTTCTGTGTTtaacggggtctctcacagtccttctcagttttaAATTACAAACCAAATGCGAAAGAACacattacgattctccgtccccttttatgatgtcacacatgaccccttggtaaacgagtacAACCGCCTCAcaaatctgcagctgccacatcatttcccttccgggtcaatgcgttgttgcaacagagtctcgcccccttcctggctggccgacttcccttgaaccctgggaaagaactgtcagaccagcccgtccaaggaactctgttatcgctgcttagcgccctcacagtttgggagggagatttacaaccaagaatcattgtatttctgtcacactaccATATGTAGATTCTAGGGGggagatgtactaagatgggccagtcacagtgcaaacataccacaatttgcattttcattgcaacaattcgcaaagtatacattttgtcatatgttgtggcggagtgtcccgcccctatttattattatttgtatttttgtttgcggcgcgggtaaaagcgccgcgtcttttattattatttaaaaaccccgtgaggatgcatggctgatcagctactgattacttaaatagctgacagtcatgcatcctcaccaaacgcgtgcagactctggccgggggataataagataattaccaactagttaatccctcggccagagtatataaacctgcagctctctgcatttgaggttggggtgttggagtagagagtacggggagcggagagaaggaataatatttaaaaacaattgctaatacgtgctggataatccagcacggcacttacttgtttgtttatttattcgtttggccctcgtgcccttttgtttgtattttgtttaaatattttgtttgtttattattaaatacgctgagtgcttttgcactcagtttcacccgcccatccactgtgtggagtcagttacttcctggtccgtgacgtcatccaccacaccactgcgagccagactgtcacatatggtgtcctgcgtgggacaaaacaaacgcctccaatagccggaccaggaaagaaaagctcgtttttttgttcgtttttttttctccaaagtgtttttgtgtgtttttggggaaaaaaaaaaaaaaaatatgggaagaagcggacggaggaagcagcagctacagcagcgtggggccggtcgcaggtcccactgtagctcaaccatgctggacgtctgccccacctgcttgaaaggtgaggagtggtgcttcgctgttggggaggtgggtcacatagcacccgaccaaccccctccatggcaggagaaagaggagccagagcgtccagtgagggaggacctgcatcctccaaagaggacgaatgcactctcctctgagggagtctgggactggctggtggagccggggagggattatgaggaagccctccctgcagtgatcaacctcctgtgggcaagagatggggagcgctgggaggcctgggaacagcaacaccacccagcttccctcccagacatcgcagccatggtgttcaactacctggctgcggatatgggagagaccctgctgctgccatctccagcacaaaagggagaggagccatcgctgccatctccagcgccagagggagaggagccatcgctgccgtctccagcgccagagggagaggagccatcgctgccgtctccagcgccagagggagaggagccatcgctgccgtctccagcaccagagggagaggagccatcgctgccgtctccagcaccagagggagaggagccatcgctgccgtctccagcatcagagggagaggagccatcgctgccgtctccagcgccagagggagaggagccatcgctgccgtctccagcgccagagggagaggagccatcgctgccgtctccagcgccagagggagaggagccatcgctgccgtctccagcatcagagggagaggagccatcgctaccgtctccagcatcagagggagaggagccatcgctaccgtctccagcatcagagggagaggagccatcgctaccgtctccagcatcagagggagaggagccatcgctaccgtctccagcatcagagggagaggagccatcgctaccgtctccaccagcagagggagaatgcctgctggtttcgcctccacagcctggggaggagcccgaacgtcctacgcccgagtgggaggagcccgaacgtcctacgcccgagtgggaggagcccgaacgtcctacgcccgagtgggaggagcccgaacgtcctacgcccaagaggggggagtcggtgcgtccacagcccaagagggaggagtcggtgcgtccacagcccaagagggaggagtcggtgcgtccacagcccaagagggaggagtcggtgcgtccacagcccaaagaggggggagtcggtgcgtccatagcccaagaggtggaagtctgcgcttccacagccttaggacccaagctgcagtcccaagagccagaaggggaggagttacaggctcaaccccctgaatttttctgggggggagaagggcaggatgctggtgttccccagcagcctctatttatgctgctgaagggagcacggcacacaccagcccagccgccacagcagagggagccagcaccgccacagcctccctctgagtggccagcatccgccccatcgcctctgcctccaccaccaccaggagcagagcagcaggagctgcctctgtctccaccaccaccaggagcagggcagcaggagctgcttctgtctccaccatcaccaggagcagagcagcaagagctgcctctgcctccgccacctccaccagcagagggtgaatgcctgctggttccacatccaccgtcgtgggaggactgcttgcccctcccacctccaccagcagagggtgaatgcctgctggttccgcctccaccgtcgtgggaggactgcttgcccctcccacctccaccagcagagggtgaatgcctgctggttctgcctcaaccgtcgtgggaggactgcttgcccctcccacctccaccagcagaggatgaatacctgctggttccgcctcagccgccgtgggaggactgcttgccactcccagctccaccagcagagggtaaatacctgctggttccgtctcagccgctgtgggaggactgctttcccctcccaccatcgccattgcctggggatggctgttctgcatcgcctggggctgccttttgttctccacaggacacagggtacgagggagaagtggagctcccgctgccgcctccatggccaggggctcccctcccgagttcgccttccgagggtccgctgcggctgccgtcgccttccgagggtccgctgcggctgccgtcgccttccgagggtccgctgctgctgccgtcgccttccgagggtccgctgctgctgccgtcgccttccgagggtccgctgctgctgccgtcgccttccgagggtccgctgctgctgccgtcgcctggggtcgccagggatcctgcttcgcctggggtcgtcgagggtccggctttgcctggggtcgccagggatcctgcttcgcctggggtcgctacacgatggccggagctccatgaaagggagctgccagaaatgaagaaagggggggaggtcaggagaccagctcccccagccgcactttcgcggctggagatcatgtggtcggagccccacggaggggaactgccggccatgaagaaggggggagaggtcaggagaccagctcccccagccgcactttcgcggcaggatagagtgtggcgggagccccggaagagggaactgccggccacgaagaatgggggggtgccagagattccaccatggccaccccccagaagtaacttgcttccccctcttccgggactttaagactgaggggggaggtggccgttggggccatgtgtgctgcgcacaagggggggcatgtgtggcggagtgtcccgcccctatttattattatttgtatttttgtttgcggcgcgggtaaaagcgccgcgtcttttattattatttaaaaaccccgtgaggatgcatggctgatcagctactgattacttaaatagctgacagtcatgcatccttaccaaacgcgtgcagactctggccgggggataataagataattaccaactagttaatccctcggccagagtatataaacctgcagctctctgcatttgaggttggggtgttggagtagagagtacggggagcggagagaaggaataatatttaaaaacaattgctaatacgtgctggataatccagcacagcacttacttgtttgtttatttattcgtttggccctcgtgcccttttgtttgtattttgtttaaatattttgtttgtttattattaaatacgctgagtgcttttgcactcagtttcacccgcccatccactgtgtggagtcagttacttcctggtccgtgacgtcatccaccacaccactgcgagccagactgtcacatatgtactaagagaaaatatgttaatgaaaagagccgctatacactcatttaaatatttgttgtgtcatcttagtgagatctctagcattgcgagagtcgcatgacattgtttcaaataaatagtgagagctgagttgtggtttgctgcagcagagggtgctcgAAGATAACCTCTATGCacgcaagggtgcaagaatcaaaataacattgtttttgtaaaatgtaaaagtcaactgtgcattctgttctgtcttcattttacctatattaatactgttatatatatatatatatatatatatatatatatatatatatatatatatatatatatatatatatatatatatataaatgaaggcagtttaatcccatcagattctatagtggggcacccaccttcacctccaaataaaaaatgtgtttctctcaAAAAGCGTtttataatcatacagtagcccctcactaaaccggacatgtttgtccgacataaggaggtgtcgggcttaaaaacaatacaataaaaatgcacacacatacatttatagtgctcagtgtattttgtgctgaaataacactaatgtgttacacattacattatgtaaaaatatacagtatacagtatagtagtaaaatcaaattaatacctagcacactttctttttactttagcctacagGCTAccggtaaaacaaaataaaccgtgctgctgcattgtacacattggtgtactatgcaaataaaagattattttaaattgaaactaaatgattttagtgtgtttttttttttctttttttatacataattattatttttaacttggcctacttagaaGCCTAGACAATTaccacaaaatagatcatggtcctatacatatgctcagaatgagctggaagTGTTAGCGGCAGTCTATTGCTccaccagaaatgtcatagaaatttgttttcaaggcttgtaagtacaccctgcttttagggaaaattaggcacttgggtgttcgcctcaaaaatgcattgagcacaactgggaacgcatgagaaaaagcggaCGGAAATGCCAGCAACCATCGCGattgtttaaaacgtgctttcaaaggttcttaataaattgatgcaattgtaagtgtcgcaattgtgaATATAAGGGGACCTTAGCAAAATAAGGGGACTGGATAACCTTTGGtgcattgattaattgttttGTGATcagtactttatttgtttatataaagTAGAACAGCCAGGAACCCATCAGTCCTAGCTAGGTAATTGTTATTTTGCCTGGTTCCATGACAGAAATGACCATAGCAGTCTTTTCAATGATGGTCTCTTCTGAAAACCTAATTGTGAGGAAGaacagaggggaggagggggtagACCCTATTCTCTGACGTGGAGCACCTTTCAATGTGACTTGTCAGGCACTTACAGCATCCTTTTTGATGTGAGAAGTAAATGAACTAAGAGAGAAAGGGAGCCTTGACACAATAAGAGCTGGAGGAAGAGGCAGTCAGAAAGGATATTACATTCTAGAGATTTATAGCAGTGCTGGCTTCATGACTGCAGCAGATTTAATATTCTGTATGATTTATTCACTGTAGAGGTAATGCATGATTTGTAAGGTTGACTGGCACTTTAAGTCTGGTTGAAGCCTAGTAAAGCTTAGTTCTagacattttataatttttttttttttttttcaaattttcaaAATATATGTGAACTTTAGAGAGGTTCGGGGGACGGGACGGGAGCCAGGGCTTCGTCTCTCCTATTTTCACCTGCCTATTAACACAGACTTCCTATATAAACCCAGTCACAACTCTGCTCTTTCTCTTGCATTAGCTTTTTTTTCTCCTCGGTTTTTCATATGCCGCGTGTCTCTGTGTCGGTCCCCTCtgggggatagtgagtctcacttcctgaacctggagttccagtaactccacaggttcttagtgtggtcagaggggaccaccagccacactattcttttgcagctcatgcgctatatcttgcctcaagaaaaaggctctgtcttacttcctcctttatccTTCCGGGATGTGGCCCTCATACTGTTAGTGCTCGAgtctaacaattatttgtgtttttcagaTTCTGTTTTCTTCCTTTCatcaaggcttcgtatgagccaTTCCATCCTATGAGGGTTGAACCCGGtcggtaactgggacccagtTGTGAGGCTCCACCTATAACaactctccgagaagtcagaggacCCTGTGTTTTCAGGAGCCTGGAGGCCAATAGGGCTAGCcttgactccatagggaaggctctcgcGGTTGGAGTCTGGAGTCCCTGTTCTAGGGACAGAGCCTTCTATCCTAAGTTGCCAAAACAATCCCTTCCTCTCACAGCCCTGGCTCCCGCCCCATGAATTATAAATTCTGGTCACAAAGTCACAAAGTATTTAATACAGCTCAAACTGTGGCACTTTTTCTATCTATTCAGATATTTGATACACATTTTctacaaaacaaatacttttgttttttgtcaaaGGAAACTGGTTTCTGTGCATTATCTAGTGACAAAATCAAattaagtttgatattcatgaaagaCTGTTGTTAAATAATTCATCAACGGCTGTAGCAAAGTGGTTTCCAGTGCGCacgtgtacaggtgatgcagtgctcaggaataatagacacaagacagttcacgggTAAAAGCACCtcttttatttggctgggttgcttgCTTGCacctcttaaataataataactcagtcacgcccccttcagtAGTGAGTGCAATCACTCCAAtgtcctccaatccatgactgacacatcgcctaccgcattaaggtgatgactattggtattgtgactctgccctctttttggatggccgacttccgactgaccctggaatgaactgccaaaccatccagtcggggtcacactgttcctgttatacagcgccctcacaggtcacgAGGGAGATTGCTGACTAGGATttattcgctctctgtcacagtggcCTATAACAGTTTGATGAATTTCAAACTATTTGTTCATAAAacacatagggcctcatttacgaaagggcactaaatttgaaGTTAGcgtagggcctcatttacgaaagggcactaaatttgaaGTTAGCGCGCATGTAAAGTAGTGAGCCGAACGTGCGCGATAAATGTacatttactgccccatttactaacagaacgcattaatttacgtgcacagtatttggctaatttacataccataccgtgcacactacatgagcgataatttaatgtgcataaTAATGTTAGAGACTTatccgtgaccaccgtgatatcaaaagccccagcagtccaggcttatattttggtcagtagcttattgtgaaggtggaggtggcttacattgaccgaaaatgagcaatcaacagacacagcactcagcaggggacaggcagaggcaacataaagtgaaactgcactgcttacttTTGAATTTTAACATGTAGACCTATTCCTtgtgtgatgtaaaaaaaaataaaaaacagccttTTTCCTTTCTCTTTTAATGCATAcacaataaaagtcatgttgtgcaatggcatatttttatttttgttctgcttactcgagaaatattgattgatgagaggTAGTCTCAGTTCTCTTCCTTGTTGGCACtgtcaccctgcagagcaggctccatggatcagggtgacagtgctatgtgagtacaatcaacAGCACCTGTCCTGCAAACATGTCCTCTGTGTGGGAGATTTCAGATATTTCATATCAGCTTTAGCAGGGCATGTTGTATTATACATATGAGTAGCTACAGCTTTTAATGGCAGGGAGCGTGTGAATCCAACTAAACACAGGTGTGCAGTTAAAGCAGTGAAAAGGGCTAGTTTTATTTAACTCCTTTTTGTGTCAATGGATCGTTTCACGCTCTTATCTCTTTCTCTGTCGCTCTCTCTCATACAGTACTATACTCCCAACCTAACTTTCCTCAACTGGCGTGAAGCACTCCTTTTGATGGACGCTGAGTCCGCCCACTCATCACCCATTGGCCCATCGGTATCCCctcgcattcacacacagacacacacacataaactgacAGGCAGGCCAGCTGCTCAAGGAAGGAGGAAGGATGACACAACAGCCACTAACATCACTAACACAGCAAATTCCCAATCCCGTCCCCAGTCTATTATTAAGTTGATATTTTCGCCGGTTGCTTGTGTTCCGGCTGCCCCGCTGTCACAGTATGAATACACGGTAGTTAGAAATGTATCGGAAGCCTCGCTTGCTCCCGCGTCAGACACATACCAAAAGATCTTTACGTACTTAATTGCAACTGGCAGAATAATAACATATACTATTCCTATATGTGTGATCTCTCTGTATAATCCTGTATAAAAAGGAAAGGAAGAAATTgactgttaatttcatacactacAGCCgttacttttttttgtgtgtaaattgcaggttattaaataggttgcagttaaagctaaATTACATAGTTTAAAAGAAATATTTAATACTCTAAAGTTTTCCCCATAaggatttttattaaaatataacatttcatATGTAAGCACAATAACAATCAATTATCTATCAGTTCTGTACTTTATCTGTTCAAACATTTTCATAACCAAggaattcagcaagatgtatttttttCGTATTGTGAATCTtcaattgattcactaaactgaatgaatcaaacgaatcgagtcagtaaaaataaTCGAAcagcacatcactagttttcagaccagaaaaataggtttataaagcgtgcctatcagtggttaaagcctggtgtccaaacaaactaattatctcTCACTTTAACATGCACAATACAattatcgccctttagtaaatacggtgtgaatgaagctcatctcattattcagagccgggtgcctcatttaaatacattatgcaTTACTGTACAAATCACATTGTAAGGATATGCCGAGTCGCCAGAGATGGTGTTGCAGGGAAGCACACGGACAACATAAGTTTTGTTTCCAaactttaatttttttctttttcttttttccaaaagTCTCAGAAAATTGAACAGAACTAAGttatagcaaaacaaaataataataaaaaagaataaataactttttacaaaataaaataaaaatatcctaAGTGCAGGATGATTCACCTGTTTTTAGCAGGAACAGACAAGAGACATTTTCCAGATGCAACAACAGCACCCATTTCTCTAAACCTTCTCTTCCTCTCTGATTATTTCAACTCTGATCACCATCCTCTGTTGTTCTGTCACAGCCTCCTTTTATACTGGGCGGAGGTCACTCCTCCCCCAGGGGAGAAACTATTAACGAGAACAATAAACTTTAGAAACCATTTACATACAGCAAACTAGTATATACTAGtgcaattttaatttttataaattaCAACACCCCTTGACTTTAGTCATGGCATGGACTGCCCTTCAGTTTCACCACGGTAACagtaaaatttcccattatatTCAATGTCTCGGTTAAACATGGttgcaagtttatttatttttttataagggaTGGGACGTGAATCATCACACACATATTCATTCTTGttaccatagtatggcacaataaaattagcGTGCACCATAACATGCccaaaattgcaatagtaaatacggaaatcattaacgtggaCAGCAATTGCAATTATCgcacaccataaagtttagcgacctttcataaatgaggcccatagagccctatttagcaacgtctgcaaacccctaaggcaatcgcaaaacactgtTGGTACAGTTAGCCCGCCAAAATCAGGTGCatgtgtgggcaaacagactttgcccacctatggTATTAAGCAaccgtgttttagtgcccacCCGGCAAGTCAACGTTTGTGctgacatgggctgaactttaggggagtgtgcttttatacactgtagtgatttagcaaaccatcaacaggtTCTAGCATTtgcgtttcaattgacatgtgaaaaccaggtctaaactgtgcgcaaatTACATGGTTGACTATAAATACCGCTGAAACTAGCAGGGAAacaggtaaagaaaagagagagagagtaaaaaatgaatgaaataaaagaaatatggaatataCACTGGATTTCTacatggccagacaaagagagaagaggaggaggaggagcagttcccaaatatttagaagtcctCTGTCTTTTCTGACatacaatgtatgcagcaatttcgcctcaacagacaaacaatcactgacatctgacagctgcttcaggctgacctggaaggagacatgcagagagcacactgtttgcctgtagcactaagtGTACCTGCTacactaacattttatgccactggctcgtTCCAACGTACTGTGGGTTATACTGCAGACATGAGCCAGTCGTGTGCAGTGTAAGATGTAACAGCAGCTTTAGTAAAGCGGTCAagagaattcatccatttccctgtctctcacgagctgcaacaaaatacaaagcagggttttcttgggagcTATGGGTTTCTTGATGTCCTGGGAGGACATCTACgagcaccaacacagaataggcacctctacataaattgtaaggggacctattctgtcaacatgcaagtagtgtgtgatgccaacaacaacatcacaaatgtgtatgcaaactttCGTTGATccgctcatgacttgtttatcctcgctaattcgcaggtggcagctgcgtttcagcgggatgacagtctgagaggctggttgataggggacaacgggtatccactgatGCACTGGCTACTGAAACTGCTGTTCAACCCCATGACTCCTGGTGAACAGAGGTATAACTGTACCTTTGAATGTGCTtatactgtaattgagcgaacatttagaatcctcaaaatgcgattctaatgtttggatgtctctgagGAAACattacagtacactcctcagaaggttagcaatatcatcctggcttcttgtgttttacataacatagctatccataatggatgtgatgttgaacttacagaggaaaaattacagtgtttgagggaagcagatgctgaacttgaagccccagtggtggaggttgcagatgctgcaagtgccagtcaggtcagacaaagccttatagatgacttttttttatttcgtagCTTTGCTTGAGGGACTTGGTCATCCTCCTtacttgggctgctggacattttttattttcaaaatgcccTATGTTCGCTATCGCAGacgcacaggtgctcttaaagggaatgttgaatccttattggttgtaaccttactcctcCCCACTGTGCTCTGATTGGATGGgtgcatgattcgctatttgatgtaAGGTAACCCACGCATGAGACCCAACTTCTAAGTCAAGTTTTCATGCGCTGTCGCAGCGGATTTTCCCGAGCGGAAGTGGCTGCGCACATATTCAGCCCTGTGAACAGGATGCCTTGCAGGTGACGTCAAACCACAAActagacagacagtactggggtatgGAAAGCAGatatatttcaaaacaaatatttaaacagacaaaacactttccaaaataaacagcacgatggccaaaaatagacagacaaacaacacagtagacaaaccctaaacaagtatcgtgcaggCCCTCctgcacgagtagcaattgtaatttttatatttattctttctttctttctttctttctttctttctttctttctgtcttctctctctcccattcccCACGGAACTCGATTGCTTGTCGGGGCACAGTCTTCACATTAACTACTTTACACCACTGTgtccaaatacattttaaatactaataaACCCAcaccccatgcaccaatacatatatatatatatatatatatatatatatatataaacatacatacatatatatatatatatatatatatatatatatatatatatatatatatatatatatatacacacaataatacatcacataaaacacaaaatacacacgggGCAGGGGTACCCTGCCACATGCCCATACTGTAAATTGCGGCCACTGTGTACAATAACTTTTTTTCCAAAAAAGATATGAGACTCTTAAAAT
This sequence is a window from Acipenser ruthenus chromosome 6, fAciRut3.2 maternal haplotype, whole genome shotgun sequence. Protein-coding genes within it:
- the LOC131737307 gene encoding skin secretory protein xP2-like gives rise to the protein MNTCWFRLSRRGRTACHSQLHQQRDTGYEGEVELPLPPPWPGAPLPSSPSEGPLRLPSPSEGPLRLPSPSEGPLLLPSPSEGPLLLPSPSEGPLLLPSPSEGPLLLPSPGVARDPASPGVVEGPALPGVARDPASPGVATRWPELHERELPEMKKGGEVRRPAPPAALSRLEIMWSEPHGGELPAMKKGGEVRRPAPPAALSRQDRVWREPRKRELPATKNGGVPEIPPWPPPRSNLLPPLPGL